In Lascolabacillus massiliensis, a single genomic region encodes these proteins:
- a CDS encoding glycosyltransferase family 4 protein — MDKKIKVLWMGAGYFTDKKPDATGTWSHSMANELVKSGEIELYNITQSSVKSTLREDFSSITQWVIPSSKLNRSGLPSKSIIRDIVKITAEVKPDIIHIWGVESFWGLLKARNLISGKVILEIQGLKSEIHKYFYTALTYKDIIASFGLRELIKSSDSIISQKRSFKRWGKFEKEIIRNHFFITTQSVWVRSHIRNINKDAKLYETKMLLREEFINAEKWNYDSCVPHSLFTTFSSIVSYKGLHVLIDAIAILKKDFPSIKLNIAGSTGRQGILGYGYYNWIKKRINKLGIKDSVNWLGPLKADEIVKNLRDANVNVVPSFVESYCMALDEAIHVGTPTVASFAGAMPELGKHKETVYYFQSGDPIMCADAIASFFKNRAFSENVSENAYKSRSANSDKCSLQLEIYRDVLNK, encoded by the coding sequence ATGGATAAAAAAATCAAAGTGCTTTGGATGGGTGCAGGATATTTTACCGATAAAAAACCTGATGCAACAGGAACATGGTCTCACTCCATGGCAAATGAACTGGTTAAGTCGGGTGAAATAGAGCTCTACAACATAACTCAATCATCAGTTAAAAGCACCCTAAGAGAAGATTTTTCATCCATAACACAATGGGTAATTCCTTCATCAAAATTAAATAGAAGTGGTCTTCCAAGTAAATCAATCATAAGAGATATTGTGAAAATTACTGCTGAGGTAAAACCTGATATTATACATATATGGGGAGTAGAGTCTTTTTGGGGATTGCTTAAAGCCCGTAATTTAATCTCTGGCAAAGTGATACTCGAGATACAGGGATTGAAATCTGAGATTCATAAGTATTTTTATACAGCATTGACCTATAAAGATATAATTGCATCTTTTGGTTTGAGGGAACTTATTAAATCTTCTGATTCAATTATAAGTCAGAAAAGATCATTTAAAAGATGGGGTAAATTTGAAAAAGAGATTATAAGAAACCACTTTTTTATAACCACTCAGTCGGTTTGGGTCAGGAGCCATATAAGGAACATCAATAAAGATGCAAAATTGTATGAAACAAAGATGTTGCTTAGAGAAGAATTCATAAATGCAGAAAAATGGAACTACGACTCTTGTGTACCGCATTCATTGTTTACAACTTTCTCTTCCATTGTTTCATATAAGGGTTTGCATGTATTGATTGATGCAATTGCTATCCTAAAGAAGGATTTCCCGTCAATTAAACTCAATATTGCAGGAAGTACTGGGCGACAAGGTATCTTGGGATATGGTTATTATAACTGGATAAAAAAGAGAATTAATAAGTTAGGGATTAAAGATAGTGTCAACTGGTTAGGCCCGCTGAAAGCAGACGAAATAGTGAAAAATCTGCGTGATGCAAACGTCAATGTTGTTCCATCTTTCGTGGAGTCATACTGTATGGCACTGGATGAAGCAATTCATGTAGGAACACCTACTGTAGCATCATTTGCGGGAGCTATGCCAGAGTTGGGTAAACACAAAGAAACAGTGTATTATTTCCAGTCAGGGGATCCTATTATGTGTGCAGATGCAATAGCTTCATTTTTTAAAAACAGGGCATTTTCAGAGAATGTTTCAGAGAATGCATATAAAAGCAGAAGTGCCAACTCTGATAAATGTAGCCTGCAGTTAGAAATTTATAGAGATGTTCTAAATAAATAA
- a CDS encoding bifunctional 3,4-dihydroxy-2-butanone-4-phosphate synthase/GTP cyclohydrolase II: MQEEFKLDTIEEAIEEIRKGNFIIVVDDEDRENEGDLVIAAECITPEKVNFLETHARGLICAPITKERAEELELPLMVTQNTSVHATPFTVSIDLLTHGCTTGISAYDRAQTILALTRKETAPEDFGRPGHIFPLRAQTKGVLRRAGHTEATIDFARLAGLYPAGALAEIKNEDGSMARLPELMEMARKFNFKIVSVADLIKYRLKTESLIERGEAVQLPTEYGEFKMIPFLQTATGQEHVALIKGEWTSDESILVRMHSSCMTGDIFGSYRCECGEQLHKALELIEKEGKGVLVYLNQEGRGIGLMAKAAAYKLQEQGYDTVDANLHLGYQADERDYGVGAQILRSLEVRNMRLMTNNPKKRIGLESYGLKVVENVPLEITPNKYNHFYMETKKKKMGHVLKNIK, encoded by the coding sequence ATGCAAGAAGAATTTAAGTTAGACACCATCGAGGAAGCCATAGAAGAAATCCGTAAAGGTAATTTTATAATTGTGGTTGACGATGAAGATAGAGAAAATGAGGGCGATTTAGTTATCGCTGCTGAATGCATAACTCCTGAAAAAGTAAACTTTCTGGAAACTCATGCAAGAGGATTAATTTGTGCACCAATAACAAAAGAGAGAGCCGAAGAGCTTGAGTTACCTCTGATGGTAACTCAGAATACATCGGTACATGCAACACCATTTACTGTTTCGATAGACCTGTTGACTCATGGTTGTACTACAGGTATTTCAGCATACGACAGAGCTCAAACAATACTGGCGCTAACACGCAAAGAAACTGCACCTGAAGATTTTGGTCGCCCCGGCCACATATTCCCTCTAAGAGCTCAAACTAAAGGTGTATTGAGGCGTGCTGGTCATACAGAAGCTACAATAGATTTTGCACGTCTTGCCGGTTTATATCCCGCAGGTGCACTTGCTGAAATAAAAAATGAGGATGGTTCAATGGCACGTCTGCCGGAACTTATGGAGATGGCCAGAAAATTTAACTTTAAAATTGTTTCTGTTGCTGATTTGATTAAATACCGACTTAAAACGGAGTCTCTCATTGAACGTGGAGAAGCTGTACAGCTGCCAACTGAGTATGGGGAGTTCAAGATGATCCCATTTCTTCAGACTGCAACAGGACAAGAGCATGTAGCGCTTATAAAGGGAGAGTGGACTTCTGATGAATCTATTCTTGTTCGAATGCATTCTTCTTGTATGACCGGAGATATTTTTGGGTCTTACAGATGTGAATGTGGCGAACAGCTGCATAAGGCATTAGAGCTTATTGAGAAAGAGGGTAAAGGAGTGCTTGTTTACCTAAATCAGGAAGGACGTGGAATTGGCTTGATGGCTAAAGCTGCAGCATACAAGCTCCAAGAGCAGGGTTATGACACTGTTGATGCTAATCTTCATCTGGGATATCAGGCAGATGAAAGAGATTATGGAGTTGGTGCTCAGATTCTAAGAAGTCTTGAAGTTAGAAATATGCGACTGATGACCAATAATCCTAAAAAAAGAATTGGATTAGAGTCTTATGGTCTGAAGGTTGTTGAAAATGTACCACTTGAGATAACTCCAAATAAGTATAACCATTTTTATATGGAGACTAAAAAAAAGAAAATGGGACATGTTTTAAAAAATATAAAGTAG
- a CDS encoding LptF/LptG family permease produces the protein MRKDFHIKRLYSYILKTFIPIFLMTFAICLFLVLMQFLWKYIEDMVGKGLGLNVLGEMFLYAALNLIPLALPLSILLASLMVFGNMGENLELLAIKSAGIPLLGIMKPLIILVFCISIGAFFFQNNAIPIIQTKFYSLLISIRQASPALDIPEKVFYKDIPGYNLYVERKDQKTGMLHEVMIYDIASGFNNMRVIVCDSAEMSSSEDKTMVIFTMHNGQQFQNSNQGRSSRYDQDFVPYSRESFSKKTMLIPYDANFSRMGEDVIEGSSTSNYVSKNLSELSSSIDSMELVMDSVNRVDRNMMKNYSYLSFRNSYPKELKDSIINTAVSPEIIVPSPDTLFVSKEPHEQSSILQGAVTKAENNSNEFLFRSLNKTTTQKTINRHWVEWHRKFTMPFTCLIFFFIGAPLGSIVRKGGLGTPIVISVILFIIYYIVENVGYKMTRDGVWAHWFGMWFSSFILLPIGVFLTYKAMNDSVILNVDTYSTIIKRFFFIREKRKYPVKSVIIETPKYDEIAVSLNELTNDIDSFFNNQLPLTYKKYWTDESYDKELLSIKTKLEIILNNISNSRKPEVLSKAEEFPVLIKNARLFDTGSALSKVCMYLFPVGIILRLLSIPFELRIKRDLQEIKRLNRELITIATA, from the coding sequence ATGAGAAAAGATTTCCATATAAAGAGGTTATACAGTTATATTTTAAAGACTTTTATTCCTATATTCCTGATGACGTTTGCAATATGCCTTTTTTTGGTGTTAATGCAATTTTTATGGAAATATATAGAAGACATGGTTGGTAAGGGTCTTGGTCTGAATGTCCTGGGTGAAATGTTCTTATATGCTGCACTTAACCTTATTCCTCTTGCACTTCCGCTTTCAATTCTGTTGGCATCACTTATGGTTTTCGGGAATATGGGTGAAAACCTGGAACTACTTGCCATAAAATCAGCAGGTATACCTTTGCTAGGCATTATGAAACCACTGATTATATTGGTTTTTTGTATTAGCATAGGGGCATTTTTCTTTCAGAATAATGCTATACCCATAATACAGACAAAATTTTACTCTCTATTAATATCTATCAGACAGGCATCTCCTGCTCTTGATATTCCTGAAAAAGTTTTTTATAAAGATATTCCTGGTTATAATCTTTATGTAGAGCGTAAAGATCAGAAAACCGGTATGTTGCATGAAGTAATGATTTATGATATTGCCAGTGGTTTCAACAATATGAGAGTTATTGTTTGTGACTCTGCTGAAATGAGCAGCTCGGAAGACAAAACAATGGTGATCTTTACAATGCATAATGGACAGCAATTTCAAAACTCCAATCAGGGAAGGAGTTCAAGATATGATCAGGATTTTGTACCTTACTCTAGAGAGAGTTTCAGTAAAAAGACAATGTTAATCCCATACGATGCCAATTTTTCACGAATGGGTGAGGATGTTATCGAGGGAAGTTCTACAAGTAACTATGTGTCAAAGAACTTATCTGAGTTATCTTCTTCAATAGACTCAATGGAACTTGTAATGGATAGCGTCAATAGAGTGGATAGGAACATGATGAAAAATTATTCCTATTTATCATTTAGAAACAGTTATCCAAAGGAACTTAAAGATTCAATAATAAATACAGCTGTCAGTCCTGAAATTATTGTTCCATCCCCTGATACTTTATTCGTTTCCAAAGAACCTCACGAACAATCTTCAATTTTGCAAGGGGCTGTAACAAAAGCAGAAAATAATAGTAATGAATTTCTATTCAGATCATTAAATAAAACAACAACGCAGAAAACAATTAATAGGCACTGGGTAGAGTGGCATAGAAAATTTACTATGCCTTTTACATGTTTGATTTTCTTTTTTATAGGTGCACCACTTGGTTCAATTGTTAGAAAAGGAGGTTTAGGTACTCCCATTGTTATATCAGTAATTCTATTTATTATTTACTATATTGTGGAAAATGTAGGTTATAAGATGACACGTGACGGGGTATGGGCACATTGGTTTGGAATGTGGTTCAGCTCATTTATTCTGCTACCAATTGGAGTATTCCTTACATATAAAGCAATGAATGATTCAGTTATACTGAATGTAGACACATATTCAACCATTATCAAAAGGTTCTTTTTTATAAGAGAAAAAAGGAAATATCCTGTCAAAAGTGTTATAATTGAAACACCTAAATATGATGAGATCGCAGTATCTCTAAATGAGTTGACGAATGATATTGATTCATTTTTCAATAATCAGTTACCGTTAACTTATAAAAAATACTGGACTGATGAATCGTATGATAAAGAACTTTTATCTATTAAAACTAAATTAGAGATTATACTAAATAATATTTCAAATTCCAGAAAACCGGAAGTTTTATCTAAAGCAGAAGAATTTCCTGTACTGATAAAGAATGCTCGTCTTTTCGATACAGGATCTGCACTTTCAAAAGTTTGTATGTATCTATTTCCGGTAGGAATTATTTTAAGACTCCTTTCTATTCCGTTTGAATTGAGAATAAAGAGAGATTTACAAGAAATCAAGCGGTTAAACAGGGAGTTGATTACAATAGCAACAGCATAA
- a CDS encoding START-like domain-containing protein — MLQEKFHIEFLMGNATQSSLWRMISQIDGLSEWFADDVTMDETESIYTFTWGKSQSQAEIIQIKPQTNIRYRWLDDDEDVYFEFRLRKLDLSGEMTLEITDFAEPNEKGDSIILWESQIEEMKRRLGV; from the coding sequence ATGTTACAAGAAAAATTCCATATCGAGTTTCTCATGGGAAACGCCACCCAGAGTAGCTTATGGCGTATGATTAGCCAAATAGACGGTCTATCAGAATGGTTTGCCGATGATGTAACAATGGACGAAACCGAATCTATCTATACCTTTACGTGGGGCAAGAGCCAGAGTCAGGCTGAAATCATTCAGATAAAACCACAAACTAACATCAGATACAGATGGTTAGATGACGATGAAGATGTCTATTTTGAATTTAGACTAAGAAAACTTGACCTTTCGGGTGAAATGACACTTGAGATAACTGATTTTGCCGAACCTAACGAAAAGGGGGATTCCATTATCTTATGGGAATCTCAAATTGAAGAAATGAAGAGAAGGCTTGGAGTATAG
- a CDS encoding glucosamine-6-phosphate deaminase, which translates to MRLDLSSKITLERVPKKYYKPDNDFEEYNLARYEKLPVAIYEEPKRAAKKIANEISRELKQSQKEGKQFVLGISGGTSTAPVYEELVKLHKEEGLSFKNVVIFNTYEFYPVMDFSYSNLQMLKESFLNKIDVDPENIYSPDATVEKDLISENCEKFENNLKEKGGLDYLILGLGTKGNVGFNMPGSSLHSQTRLVMLDGDSRSDISRNFGSLDKVPVSAITMGLSDMLAAKKISLVAWGEQKSESIRDIVEGPVTDLIPGSVLQTHAEAVIYVDLAAASELTRISRPWLVTNCEWDSKLIRRAIVWLCQVVDKPILKLTNKDYNDNGLSELITLYGSAYNVNIKIFNDLQHTITGWPGGKPDADDTYRPERANPYPKRVIIFSPHPDDDVISMGGTFQRLVNQGHEVHVAYQTSGNIAVGDEEVIRYTSVLRSMLKKFDPDNTKMFQKYDEIRKFLLKDKKKDDMDTADILFIKGRIRREEARSADRYVGLSEENVHFLDLPFYETGTVKKNPISEKDVNIVKDFIETIKPHQIYVAGDLADPHGTHKVCLDAILAAIDILKYEDWYKDCRIWMYRGAWMEWEIDHIEMAVPLSPEELRQKRNSILQHQSQMEGAPFLGDDERLFWQRSEDRNRATADLYWKLGLASYEAIEAFVEYIPIQDN; encoded by the coding sequence ATGAGATTAGATCTTAGTTCAAAAATTACTCTTGAGCGTGTCCCAAAGAAGTACTACAAACCTGATAACGACTTTGAGGAGTATAATCTGGCACGCTATGAAAAGCTTCCTGTAGCTATTTACGAAGAGCCTAAAAGAGCTGCTAAAAAGATAGCCAATGAAATTTCCAGGGAGTTAAAACAATCGCAGAAAGAGGGAAAACAGTTTGTACTTGGAATTAGTGGAGGTACTTCAACAGCACCTGTTTATGAAGAGCTGGTTAAATTACACAAGGAGGAGGGGCTTAGTTTTAAAAATGTTGTAATTTTTAATACTTATGAGTTCTATCCTGTTATGGATTTCTCTTATAGTAACTTGCAGATGTTAAAAGAATCTTTCTTAAACAAGATTGATGTAGATCCGGAAAATATTTACTCCCCTGATGCCACAGTAGAAAAAGATCTGATTTCTGAGAATTGCGAAAAGTTTGAGAATAATCTGAAAGAAAAAGGTGGATTGGATTATCTGATTCTTGGATTAGGTACTAAAGGAAATGTTGGCTTTAATATGCCAGGTAGCAGTTTGCATTCACAAACCAGATTAGTAATGCTCGATGGTGATTCAAGATCTGATATATCAAGGAATTTTGGATCATTGGATAAGGTTCCGGTAAGTGCAATCACTATGGGTCTTTCTGATATGCTGGCAGCCAAGAAAATTTCTTTAGTAGCATGGGGAGAACAGAAATCTGAAAGTATCAGAGATATAGTGGAAGGACCGGTAACTGATTTGATTCCTGGTTCAGTATTACAGACACATGCTGAGGCTGTAATATATGTTGATCTTGCAGCTGCATCTGAACTTACAAGAATTAGCCGCCCGTGGTTAGTAACAAACTGTGAGTGGGATAGTAAGCTTATCCGCAGAGCTATAGTGTGGTTGTGCCAGGTAGTTGATAAGCCAATACTGAAGCTTACAAACAAGGATTACAATGACAATGGACTGAGTGAGCTGATAACATTATATGGTTCTGCTTACAACGTAAATATCAAAATATTCAATGATCTTCAGCACACTATCACAGGATGGCCTGGTGGTAAACCCGATGCTGATGATACTTATCGTCCTGAAAGAGCAAATCCATATCCAAAGAGAGTTATAATTTTTAGTCCACATCCTGATGATGATGTTATATCAATGGGTGGTACTTTTCAGAGGTTAGTTAACCAGGGTCATGAAGTGCATGTTGCATATCAAACATCAGGTAATATAGCTGTAGGTGATGAAGAGGTAATACGTTATACATCTGTATTGCGTAGTATGCTGAAGAAATTTGACCCTGACAACACCAAAATGTTCCAGAAATATGATGAGATACGTAAATTTCTTCTAAAAGATAAGAAGAAAGATGATATGGATACTGCTGATATACTGTTTATTAAAGGTAGAATACGCAGGGAAGAAGCACGTTCTGCCGATAGATATGTAGGTTTATCTGAAGAAAATGTTCACTTTCTTGACCTACCATTCTATGAAACAGGAACTGTAAAAAAGAATCCAATTTCAGAGAAGGATGTGAATATTGTTAAGGACTTTATTGAAACAATCAAACCTCATCAGATATATGTTGCAGGAGACCTTGCAGATCCTCATGGAACTCATAAAGTTTGTTTGGATGCCATTCTTGCAGCGATTGATATATTAAAATATGAAGATTGGTATAAAGACTGCAGAATATGGATGTATCGTGGTGCATGGATGGAGTGGGAGATTGACCATATTGAAATGGCTGTACCACTATCACCGGAAGAGCTTCGTCAAAAAAGGAATTCAATACTTCAGCACCAATCTCAGATGGAGGGAGCTCCATTCCTTGGAGATGATGAAAGACTCTTCTGGCAACGTTCTGAAGACAGAAATAGAGCTACTGCGGATCTATATTGGAAACTGGGTCTTGCCTCCTACGAAGCGATAGAAGCTTTTGTAGAGTATATTCCAATTCAGGACAACTAA
- a CDS encoding MFS transporter, with amino-acid sequence MAKFSKPFWVANFVELLERLAYYAVFIVITLYLSNVWGFSDIEAGLIAGLFSASLYLLPVFSGAIADKIGFRSAIIFAFTMLTLGYAGLGILPTMLENAGLVEYGMVTTYTGLNESHLRWSIIAPLVLVVIGGAFIKSVISGTIARETTPENRARGYSIFYMMVNIGAFTGKTVVDPLRRSMGDQGLVYLNYFSAAMTLLALISVYFFYKSSKTEGEGKSFAEVGRSFMKVMLNGRLLLLIIIVSGFWMIQSQMYATMPKYVIRLIGEDASPGWYANVNPLVVFISVNFVTSLMKKYSAIKSMMIGMLIIPFSALVMSLGTQVGGDHLLGLHPVAFMMVIGIAFQAIAECFISPRYLEFFSLQAPKGEEGLYLGFSHLHSFFSFLFAFGLSGFLLDKYCPDPRLYTDEAGVLDTLSYAAATQHAHYIWYVFVGIGLISAIALYIYGRVTKNIDSKKENVI; translated from the coding sequence ATGGCAAAATTTTCTAAGCCTTTTTGGGTAGCAAACTTCGTAGAACTCCTTGAACGACTGGCATATTATGCCGTTTTTATAGTTATAACGCTGTACCTTTCAAATGTGTGGGGATTCAGTGATATTGAAGCTGGTTTGATAGCCGGTTTATTCTCAGCATCACTTTATTTACTTCCAGTATTTTCTGGTGCTATAGCAGATAAAATAGGCTTCCGGTCAGCAATAATATTCGCCTTTACAATGCTTACCTTGGGGTATGCGGGGTTGGGGATATTGCCCACTATGTTAGAGAATGCCGGACTGGTTGAATATGGTATGGTGACAACATACACCGGTCTTAATGAGAGTCATTTAAGATGGTCAATCATTGCTCCGCTGGTTCTTGTTGTAATAGGCGGTGCTTTCATAAAATCAGTAATTTCCGGAACCATAGCAAGAGAAACAACACCTGAGAACAGAGCACGTGGTTATTCAATCTTCTATATGATGGTGAATATTGGTGCATTTACTGGTAAAACTGTTGTTGATCCACTAAGAAGAAGCATGGGTGATCAGGGTCTCGTATATCTCAATTACTTCTCAGCTGCAATGACTCTACTGGCTCTTATTTCTGTATACTTCTTTTATAAATCTTCTAAAACAGAGGGTGAAGGAAAGAGTTTTGCGGAAGTCGGCCGTTCGTTTATGAAGGTTATGCTAAATGGAAGGTTACTTCTGCTAATTATTATAGTTAGTGGTTTCTGGATGATTCAGAGTCAGATGTATGCAACAATGCCTAAATATGTTATTAGACTGATAGGAGAAGATGCATCTCCAGGCTGGTATGCTAATGTTAACCCATTGGTGGTTTTCATATCTGTTAATTTTGTAACATCTCTGATGAAGAAATATAGTGCAATAAAATCAATGATGATAGGTATGCTGATAATACCTTTTTCTGCACTGGTAATGTCTTTAGGCACACAAGTTGGTGGAGATCACTTGCTTGGTTTGCATCCGGTGGCATTTATGATGGTTATAGGTATTGCATTTCAAGCTATAGCCGAGTGTTTCATTTCGCCACGTTACCTGGAGTTTTTTTCACTTCAGGCACCAAAAGGGGAAGAGGGCTTGTATCTTGGATTCAGCCATCTGCATTCCTTCTTTTCTTTCCTTTTTGCTTTTGGATTATCAGGATTCCTTCTTGATAAGTATTGTCCGGACCCACGTCTGTATACAGACGAAGCAGGAGTGTTAGATACACTGAGTTATGCTGCTGCTACACAACATGCACATTATATATGGTATGTTTTTGTAGGTATCGGATTGATTTCTGCAATAGCTCTGTACATTTATGGCAGAGTTACAAAGAATATCGATAGTAAAAAGGAAAATGTAATATAA
- a CDS encoding endonuclease MutS2, which yields MIYPDNFEQKIDFQKIRQLIADRCFSPLGKEKVEEMKFSSDFDEILEKLLQTEEFVKIKEEEDNFPVDSFFDMRPVLIRIRIEGSWIDQNALFELRRSLQTINGIVAFLKREDDKDPKYPHLLGLTEGIVTYPEITKKIDQILDGFGQIKDHASTRLSEIRRELTTTINGISRSLNSIMRKAQAEGFVDKDVTPSMRDGRLVIPVNPSHKRKIKGIVHDESASGKTVFIEPSEVVEANNRIRELESEERREIIKILTEFTNYLRTFLPELLESYEFLAKIDFIQAKASFSLYIGGIMPSIENSQKIDWVQAVHPLLDLALKKQNRKIVPLDITLENQNRILVISGPNAGGKSVCLKTVGMLQYMVQCGLLIPLKENSRVGVFEDIFIDIGDEQSIENDLSTYSSHLMNMKFFERRCNDKSLLLIDEFGSGTEPQIGAAIAEALLDRFNRKKSFGIITTHYQNLKHFANEHEGVVNGAMLYDRHEMKPLFRLTIGNPGSSFAVEIARNIGLPEDVIADASEIVGSEYINMDKYLQDISRDKRYWERKRDEIRRENKRLAELSSKYESSLEDIDKQKKEILAQAKLQAEQLLAESNARIENTIKQIKEAAADKEKTRQIRKELNSFRDKVGDFADNNLQVTNGVPLSKSKFEKGNKKTNKTEKRKNISSSSAAIKHDKLKPGDNVRLKGQTSIGEIMDVSGRKATVAFGMIKSTVDIEKLDKVSNNQLKKEIKASNTGDFIHEKRLNFKQDIDVRGMRGDEALQAVIYFIDDALQLGISRVRVLHGTGTGALRQIIREYLGTVNGVANFQDEHVQFGGAGITVIDLE from the coding sequence GTGATATATCCTGATAATTTTGAACAAAAAATAGACTTTCAGAAGATTCGTCAGCTGATTGCTGATCGATGTTTTAGTCCCCTCGGAAAAGAGAAAGTGGAAGAAATGAAATTTTCTTCCGACTTTGATGAGATATTGGAAAAACTGTTACAGACGGAAGAGTTTGTAAAGATAAAAGAGGAAGAGGATAACTTTCCTGTTGATAGTTTTTTTGATATGAGGCCGGTGTTAATAAGAATCAGGATTGAAGGTTCTTGGATAGACCAGAACGCACTTTTTGAATTGCGTCGATCTCTGCAAACAATTAACGGGATAGTGGCTTTTCTAAAGAGAGAAGACGATAAGGATCCTAAGTATCCACATTTGCTGGGACTAACAGAAGGTATTGTTACATATCCTGAAATTACTAAAAAAATTGATCAGATTCTTGATGGATTCGGTCAAATAAAAGATCACGCATCAACTCGATTATCAGAAATAAGACGTGAACTCACAACTACAATTAATGGAATTTCCAGAAGCCTTAATTCCATAATGCGAAAGGCTCAGGCAGAGGGCTTTGTTGATAAAGATGTTACACCGAGTATGCGTGATGGCCGACTTGTTATTCCTGTGAATCCATCACATAAAAGGAAAATAAAAGGAATTGTTCATGACGAATCTGCTTCAGGTAAGACAGTATTTATTGAACCTTCGGAAGTTGTAGAGGCAAATAACCGTATCAGAGAACTCGAGAGTGAGGAGAGAAGAGAGATAATTAAAATTCTTACTGAGTTTACTAATTACCTAAGAACATTTTTGCCTGAATTGCTTGAATCGTATGAATTTTTAGCTAAGATAGATTTTATACAGGCTAAAGCCTCTTTTTCACTATATATTGGAGGAATAATGCCATCTATTGAAAATTCTCAAAAAATCGATTGGGTGCAAGCCGTACATCCATTGCTTGATCTGGCACTTAAGAAGCAAAACAGGAAAATTGTTCCACTTGATATAACACTTGAAAACCAAAACAGAATACTTGTTATTTCAGGCCCAAATGCAGGTGGTAAGTCGGTATGCCTTAAAACTGTAGGTATGCTCCAGTATATGGTTCAATGTGGTCTGCTGATCCCCTTAAAAGAGAATTCAAGAGTGGGTGTCTTTGAAGATATTTTTATTGACATAGGTGATGAGCAGTCAATTGAAAATGATCTATCCACTTATAGCTCTCATCTAATGAATATGAAATTCTTCGAAAGGAGATGCAATGATAAATCGCTATTACTGATTGATGAATTTGGTAGCGGCACAGAGCCTCAAATAGGTGCAGCAATTGCTGAGGCCCTCCTTGACAGGTTTAACCGTAAAAAATCTTTTGGAATAATAACTACTCACTATCAAAACCTTAAACATTTTGCAAATGAGCATGAAGGAGTAGTTAATGGTGCCATGCTTTATGATCGTCATGAGATGAAACCACTCTTCAGACTTACAATTGGTAATCCCGGTAGTTCTTTTGCTGTTGAGATAGCCCGCAATATTGGTCTCCCTGAAGATGTAATAGCTGATGCTTCTGAAATAGTAGGAAGTGAATATATCAATATGGATAAATATCTGCAGGATATTTCAAGAGACAAAAGATATTGGGAAAGAAAGCGTGATGAGATTCGTCGTGAAAATAAGAGACTAGCAGAACTATCCTCGAAATATGAAAGTAGTTTAGAGGATATTGATAAACAGAAGAAAGAGATACTGGCTCAGGCTAAGCTACAGGCAGAACAGTTGCTTGCAGAAAGTAACGCACGTATTGAAAATACTATTAAACAGATAAAGGAAGCTGCAGCTGATAAAGAGAAAACGCGACAGATTCGTAAAGAGCTCAATAGTTTCAGAGATAAAGTGGGTGATTTTGCTGATAATAATCTTCAAGTAACTAATGGTGTACCTCTATCAAAGAGCAAGTTTGAAAAAGGTAATAAAAAAACCAATAAAACGGAGAAACGAAAAAATATATCATCTTCATCAGCAGCTATTAAACATGATAAGCTTAAACCAGGTGATAATGTTCGTTTAAAAGGCCAGACGTCTATTGGTGAAATAATGGATGTATCGGGTAGGAAAGCGACAGTAGCTTTTGGTATGATAAAATCCACAGTAGATATTGAAAAACTGGATAAAGTGAGTAACAACCAGTTGAAGAAAGAGATCAAAGCTTCTAATACAGGTGATTTTATTCATGAGAAGAGACTCAATTTCAAACAGGATATAGATGTAAGAGGTATGAGAGGTGATGAAGCATTGCAGGCAGTAATTTATTTTATTGATGATGCATTACAGTTAGGTATTTCACGAGTTCGTGTACTTCATGGCACCGGTACAGGCGCACTGCGACAGATTATCAGAGAATATCTTGGAACTGTTAATGGTGTTGCTAATTTTCAAGACGAACATGTACAATTTGGCGGTGCCGGTATAACTGTTATTGACCTGGAGTAA